A part of Hymenobacter swuensis DY53 genomic DNA contains:
- a CDS encoding Fic family protein, with translation MRRMPTYIYHLPNWPVFSWQPAAIESLLGQVRHRQGRLLGRLEGLGLDLRTEATLQTLTLDILKSSEIEGEILPPASVRSSLAYRLGLEQGGLPPADRRVEGVVAMMLDATQQANQPLTAERLFGWHHALFPAGYSGPYPLRVGAWRTGPMQVVSGPMGRERVHYEAPPAEALTAQMNEFLAWFNAPGELDPVLKAALAHFWFVTIHPFDDGNGRIARAIADLQLTRADATAQRCYSMSAQIQAERQTYYDLLETSQHGSLDVTPWLTWFLQCLDRALTRAEHTLAQVLGKARFWERHRMTELSERQRRLVQRLLDGFEGKLTTSKWARMAKCSQDTAGRDMADLLAKGVLRKESAGGRSTSYRLALEPPIC, from the coding sequence ATGCGGAGAATGCCCACGTACATTTATCATCTACCCAACTGGCCGGTCTTTAGCTGGCAACCTGCGGCCATTGAGAGCCTGCTGGGTCAGGTGCGCCATCGGCAAGGCCGGCTACTGGGGCGGCTGGAAGGGCTTGGTCTGGACCTGCGCACCGAGGCCACGCTCCAGACCTTAACCCTGGACATACTGAAATCCAGCGAGATAGAGGGAGAAATACTGCCCCCAGCTTCGGTACGCTCCTCTTTGGCGTACCGGCTGGGGCTGGAGCAGGGTGGCTTGCCCCCGGCCGACCGGCGGGTGGAAGGCGTGGTGGCAATGATGCTAGATGCCACTCAGCAGGCTAACCAGCCGCTAACGGCTGAGCGTCTGTTCGGCTGGCATCACGCCCTGTTTCCGGCCGGGTACAGCGGGCCGTACCCGCTGCGGGTGGGGGCTTGGCGCACCGGCCCCATGCAGGTAGTGTCCGGCCCGATGGGCCGGGAGCGAGTGCACTACGAGGCCCCCCCGGCCGAGGCGCTGACGGCGCAGATGAACGAGTTTCTGGCCTGGTTTAACGCTCCCGGCGAACTGGACCCCGTGCTGAAGGCTGCCTTGGCCCACTTCTGGTTTGTTACCATTCACCCCTTCGATGATGGCAACGGGCGCATTGCCCGCGCCATTGCCGATCTGCAGCTAACCCGGGCCGACGCCACGGCCCAGCGCTGCTATAGCATGTCGGCCCAGATCCAGGCCGAGCGCCAGACCTATTACGACCTACTGGAAACCAGCCAGCACGGCTCGCTGGATGTGACGCCCTGGCTGACGTGGTTTCTGCAGTGCCTGGACCGCGCCCTGACCCGGGCCGAACATACGCTGGCTCAGGTATTGGGCAAGGCCCGGTTCTGGGAGCGGCACCGCATGACCGAGCTCAGCGAACGGCAGCGCCGGCTGGTGCAGCGGCTGCTCGACGGCTTCGAGGGCAAGCTGACCACGTCCAAGTGGGCCCGCATGGCCAAGTGCTCCCAGGACACGGCTGGCCGCGATATGGCGGACCTGCTGGCAAAGGGAGTTCTGCGCAAGGAAAGTGCCGGCGGGCGCAGCACCAGCTACCGCTTAGCCCTGGAGCCACCGATCTGCTGA
- a CDS encoding AbrB/MazE/SpoVT family DNA-binding domain-containing protein: MNTRLIRVGNSQGIVLPKKLLEQYHLTGEVDLQPTPEGLLIKPVMKPRRQGWDERFQQAIAQGQAPEGELLEGFSDEAFEETEWQW, from the coding sequence ATGAATACGCGCCTGATTCGGGTGGGCAATTCCCAAGGAATTGTGCTGCCCAAGAAGTTACTGGAACAATATCACCTCACCGGCGAAGTGGACCTGCAGCCCACGCCTGAAGGCCTGCTCATCAAGCCGGTGATGAAGCCCCGCCGCCAAGGTTGGGACGAGCGCTTCCAGCAGGCCATTGCCCAGGGCCAGGCCCCGGAGGGCGAGCTGCTGGAGGGATTTTCGGACGAGGCCTTTGAGGAAACGGAATGGCAGTGGTAG
- a CDS encoding DUF2971 domain-containing protein — protein sequence MNPFSLDQHIRNNIRLDHLKYGSGTTPAELKLDHIFNNVIDVDLDTPIYRLFGAKRFYQLLDEKQLALVNPSSWEDPFENFLLKARWELADGTPVNMASIRDRYYGQCWTLRRECDGLWQNYRGAATEENKAPYAFKVATTVRQLMNEFYDMSNPYHQLSYFLGKVRYRTDEEILNFFANDERLNTREQMANLRYTRTLLIKREAFSYEEEVRLIYSDSNSAEPGQPGPPPVHLVPVDLNRLFNYIELDPKMPLAEATQAAQRIAQAGYNGQVTQSSLYNNPNFIVRLSM from the coding sequence ATGAATCCATTCTCTCTAGATCAGCACATCAGAAACAACATCCGCCTGGACCACCTCAAATACGGATCGGGTACGACTCCAGCGGAGTTGAAGCTCGACCACATTTTCAATAATGTGATTGATGTCGACCTGGACACTCCCATTTACCGCCTGTTCGGCGCGAAACGCTTTTACCAGCTGCTAGACGAGAAACAGTTAGCCCTGGTGAACCCGTCCAGCTGGGAAGATCCGTTTGAAAATTTCTTGCTCAAGGCACGGTGGGAACTGGCCGACGGCACGCCCGTCAACATGGCCAGCATTCGTGACCGTTACTATGGTCAGTGCTGGACGCTGCGGCGGGAATGCGACGGCTTGTGGCAGAATTACCGGGGCGCCGCGACGGAGGAAAACAAAGCGCCCTATGCCTTCAAGGTGGCCACTACCGTTCGGCAGCTGATGAACGAGTTCTACGACATGAGCAACCCGTACCACCAGCTTAGCTATTTCTTGGGTAAAGTCCGGTACCGGACGGACGAAGAAATCCTGAACTTCTTTGCCAACGACGAACGGTTGAATACGCGGGAGCAGATGGCCAACCTGCGTTACACCCGGACGCTGCTGATTAAGCGGGAGGCATTCAGCTACGAAGAAGAGGTACGCCTGATTTACAGCGACTCGAACTCTGCTGAGCCTGGCCAGCCCGGCCCGCCGCCCGTACACCTGGTGCCGGTGGACCTTAACCGGCTGTTCAACTACATCGAGCTGGACCCAAAAATGCCCTTAGCTGAAGCAACCCAGGCCGCCCAACGCATTGCGCAGGCCGGCTACAATGGGCAGGTTACCCAATCCTCGCTGTATAACAACCCAAATTTCATAGTTCGCCTGAGCATGTAG
- a CDS encoding DUF5958 family protein: MNLPEEIALNQFGQGLRPHAELLGYFHSLSADAQGHHLQELTDLIRQSKAHLADIDPGIAESGLRPTYTPCMVLRTYGLVPGLARLLSLPLAERDRVYRLLLYVFKQAYQRRFAAEKNDPNKW, encoded by the coding sequence ATGAATCTACCGGAAGAAATTGCGCTCAATCAATTTGGCCAAGGTCTGCGCCCGCATGCCGAGTTGCTGGGGTATTTTCATTCGCTGTCGGCGGATGCACAAGGGCATCATCTGCAGGAGTTAACTGACCTGATTCGGCAATCCAAGGCCCACCTCGCGGATATCGACCCTGGCATTGCGGAGAGCGGCTTGCGGCCCACGTATACCCCGTGCATGGTCTTGCGCACCTACGGCTTGGTGCCGGGACTAGCTAGGCTGCTGAGCCTGCCCCTTGCCGAGCGCGACCGCGTCTATCGCCTGCTGCTCTACGTGTTCAAGCAGGCGTACCAGCGTCGGTTTGCTGCCGAAAAGAACGACCCAAACAAGTGGTAG
- a CDS encoding FG-GAP-like repeat-containing protein, producing the protein MLSVSLIHRYGWWLLSGLGLLCLLAALFTWPRFSHPAPLRVGKQTVAHPQWAAGRVSSPLGSEEHIVAMGDFNGDGHQDLALTNGDPNAGPGSVYTDPQGAVTLWLGDGLGGLRHGAVLRALEATLLASFDADGDGDTDLLAASRHDDSLVLWRHDGRGRRVVEFIPMPWWGTTDMTTGDVDGDGDPDILIPDGTRLQVGLNDGRGHFHWQSQDMRPDRKSFEPSDMIERIALADVDGDHDLDLVSVQNQGRVLFNDGRGHFGHEQDLPATGYSLAIGDLNGDTRPDLVLDLGDGKLGVYLNDGTGQFGADSLSQQVGQPEPRAIPCWVALGDVDRDGDVDLAFNFGDDVWVRLNDGRAHFEPAYHIATPPAALEELHLADLNHDGRLDVLSPLSVREPGSGQPARASLSNLRLPTSADYYEEVDQMPTGPGGMAVEAVVAAAMQRRLVVPPGHSFSSSRPPYYVRLVVGPTGAVEHPELGGRISPGIDSAMLDALRQLRLVPGRLHGRPVRVALQLVPGLSGEGPPLTFPPTPLPGEEPIYTDVEQLPAFANGEALLPRLRREALAHLILPDNEPVPPHARLVIGLVVEKTGDVHGYRVLESISPDIDAALTGGFGSIPRLLPGRRQGKPVRVALRLVVEPTGRNAPLRQSEAARLEARTRQQGEARRLPGETDTRFLRRILPLSLSYSGRVISYVWRPTAFGKQLFLAVRSQGENEYGTDLLVLDPYRPNTYALRILPLEDMGDLTNLESLFFTDVDHDGRLELLALKECSLKDVGWTDKHGQSSYGHFSHYATDVFRLAGTDRAGRPRYVRDTTSRPYLDELPTAAAVRKALAKH; encoded by the coding sequence ATGCTTTCCGTGTCACTCATTCATCGCTACGGTTGGTGGCTACTCAGCGGCCTTGGGTTGCTGTGCCTGCTGGCCGCGCTTTTCACTTGGCCCCGCTTCTCCCATCCTGCCCCATTGCGGGTGGGCAAGCAGACGGTTGCCCACCCGCAATGGGCGGCAGGCAGGGTGAGTTCGCCGCTGGGATCGGAGGAACACATCGTAGCAATGGGGGATTTTAACGGAGACGGCCATCAGGACCTGGCTCTGACCAACGGTGACCCAAATGCGGGTCCGGGGAGCGTGTACACTGACCCACAGGGGGCGGTTACGCTTTGGCTGGGTGACGGGCTCGGCGGCCTGCGCCACGGGGCCGTGCTGCGGGCGTTGGAGGCCACTCTGCTGGCGTCCTTCGATGCCGATGGGGACGGCGATACCGACCTGCTGGCCGCCAGCCGCCACGACGATAGCCTGGTGCTGTGGCGGCACGACGGCCGGGGCAGGCGAGTGGTGGAGTTCATCCCGATGCCATGGTGGGGTACCACCGATATGACTACCGGGGACGTGGATGGCGACGGTGATCCGGATATCCTCATCCCCGACGGAACCCGGTTACAGGTGGGGCTCAACGATGGGAGGGGGCATTTTCACTGGCAGTCCCAAGACATGCGGCCGGATAGGAAGTCATTTGAACCCAGCGATATGATCGAACGCATTGCGCTGGCGGATGTGGATGGGGACCACGACCTGGACCTTGTATCCGTGCAGAACCAGGGCCGCGTATTGTTCAATGACGGGCGGGGTCATTTTGGCCACGAGCAGGACCTGCCCGCTACCGGCTACAGTCTGGCCATCGGGGACCTCAACGGGGATACCCGGCCCGACCTGGTCCTGGACCTCGGCGACGGCAAGCTGGGGGTGTACCTGAACGACGGCACCGGCCAGTTCGGCGCAGACAGCCTTTCGCAACAGGTGGGACAGCCCGAGCCCCGGGCCATCCCATGCTGGGTGGCGCTGGGGGACGTGGACCGGGATGGTGACGTGGACCTGGCGTTCAACTTTGGCGATGACGTATGGGTGCGCCTCAATGACGGTCGGGCGCACTTCGAGCCGGCGTATCATATCGCGACCCCGCCCGCCGCGCTGGAGGAACTACACCTGGCTGATCTCAACCACGACGGCCGGCTCGATGTATTGTCACCGTTGTCTGTTCGCGAGCCTGGTAGTGGCCAGCCGGCGCGGGCTTCACTCAGCAACCTGCGCCTGCCCACCAGCGCGGACTATTACGAGGAGGTGGACCAAATGCCCACCGGTCCGGGAGGCATGGCGGTGGAAGCAGTCGTGGCCGCCGCCATGCAACGGCGCCTGGTCGTGCCGCCCGGCCATTCCTTCAGCTCGTCCCGTCCCCCCTACTATGTGCGGTTGGTCGTTGGACCAACCGGCGCGGTGGAGCACCCCGAACTTGGTGGGCGCATCAGTCCCGGTATCGACTCGGCCATGCTTGACGCACTCCGCCAGCTGCGGCTGGTGCCGGGCCGGCTGCACGGCCGCCCGGTTCGCGTCGCGTTGCAGCTAGTTCCGGGCCTGTCGGGCGAAGGCCCGCCCCTCACGTTTCCCCCCACGCCACTGCCCGGAGAGGAACCCATCTACACCGATGTAGAGCAGCTGCCTGCTTTTGCAAACGGGGAGGCGTTATTGCCGCGCTTACGGCGCGAGGCGCTTGCCCACCTGATTCTGCCCGACAACGAGCCGGTGCCCCCGCACGCCCGACTGGTGATCGGACTGGTAGTTGAGAAGACGGGGGACGTGCACGGCTACCGCGTGTTGGAAAGCATCAGTCCGGACATCGATGCGGCCCTGACCGGTGGCTTCGGTTCCATCCCCCGCTTGCTTCCAGGCCGGCGTCAGGGCAAGCCCGTGCGCGTCGCCCTTCGGCTCGTGGTGGAGCCGACTGGCCGAAACGCCCCCTTACGACAGTCCGAGGCCGCGCGTCTGGAAGCCCGTACCCGGCAGCAGGGGGAGGCCCGGCGGCTCCCCGGTGAAACCGATACACGGTTCCTGCGCCGCATCCTGCCGCTGTCGCTGTCCTATTCTGGCCGCGTGATAAGCTATGTGTGGCGGCCCACTGCCTTCGGCAAGCAGCTGTTCCTGGCCGTCCGCAGCCAGGGCGAGAACGAGTACGGGACGGACCTGCTGGTGCTCGACCCCTACCGCCCCAACACGTACGCGCTGCGCATCCTGCCGCTGGAAGACATGGGCGACCTGACTAACCTCGAGTCCCTCTTCTTTACGGACGTAGACCACGACGGGCGTCTGGAACTGCTGGCGTTGAAGGAGTGCAGCCTTAAGGACGTAGGCTGGACCGACAAGCACGGCCAGAGTTCCTACGGCCACTTTTCCCACTACGCTACGGACGTGTTCCGCCTAGCTGGCACCGATCGTGCCGGCCGCCCGCGGTATGTGCGCGATACGACATCCCGTCCCTATCTCGACGAACTACCCACGGCAGCCGCGGTACGTAAAGCCTTGGCGAAGCACTAG
- a CDS encoding DNA-binding domain-containing protein, with protein sequence MADLFSIAAGVSCSYLGQSVMVRQIINLTHVVVEIESGRLTTVPLHLLQAASTHKSSQREQDTYQFATEQAQRTALSRYSIIQPYLQRRVPASTLAEVISQQHISESTFRRWLQAYRQSGLAGLLPKKPGGGKRKSRLQQQQDEVLQLAIEQYLSPQRPSVKYVYETLCLHCIKQQIPPPSLSTVRRRIAHLPSKVRIKGRQGKQAAQQQCDPVQSSTLEANQPLDVVEVDHALLNIVLLDEQTHRPVGRPWLTVALDVYSRMVIGFHLGLELPGAGGTGMCLSHAFLPKETWLAQRNITGEWPCWGIMRTLHFDNAKEFRGNMVRRACEQYEVAIQHRPPGEPHYGGHVERWIKTLKFRIRHLSGAYLSNRQARRTYRAHAHAVFTLPAFEKWLATYIVQVYHHRPHSSLLISPLQCYEQGLLAANGRGIPPRPTNERQVQLDFLPFVERTIQRYGVVIGHLHYYDGVLSPFIEGRSESGRSVERIKYVFRLDPRDISKVYFLDPATREYHTIPLLDMSQGQFSALTKREALRRVRLQDPTATHVRESHLFSALQELQDLEQQAQQQVAAQRGPHRKPISPRQRRLQQEAASRNPVSRSLQAEELPEALISTTVVSSDESSVSQLPRVRRPFPNLDDGTSHLLDS encoded by the coding sequence ATGGCCGACCTATTTTCCATAGCAGCTGGAGTTAGTTGTAGCTATCTGGGCCAATCCGTTATGGTACGTCAGATTATCAACTTGACGCATGTAGTGGTTGAAATAGAGTCTGGACGTCTAACAACTGTTCCCCTGCACCTTTTGCAAGCGGCATCAACGCACAAATCCTCGCAACGGGAACAAGACACGTACCAATTCGCTACCGAACAGGCCCAACGTACTGCCTTATCACGGTATTCTATTATCCAACCTTACCTGCAACGACGAGTTCCAGCATCCACTTTGGCTGAGGTTATTAGTCAACAGCACATCAGCGAATCTACCTTTCGTAGATGGCTACAAGCATACAGACAATCGGGTTTGGCGGGGTTATTACCCAAAAAACCAGGTGGAGGGAAGCGAAAGTCGAGACTACAGCAACAGCAGGATGAGGTACTTCAACTAGCTATCGAGCAGTATTTATCGCCACAGCGCCCTTCCGTAAAGTACGTTTACGAAACGCTGTGTCTGCATTGCATCAAGCAGCAAATACCCCCTCCTTCACTCAGTACTGTCCGCCGGCGGATTGCGCACCTGCCATCCAAGGTACGTATTAAGGGACGGCAGGGAAAGCAGGCGGCTCAACAGCAGTGCGATCCTGTGCAGTCATCTACACTTGAAGCAAACCAGCCGTTAGATGTAGTTGAAGTGGATCACGCTCTGCTCAACATCGTGTTGTTGGATGAGCAGACGCATCGGCCTGTAGGACGTCCCTGGTTGACTGTCGCCCTTGATGTTTACTCCCGTATGGTTATCGGATTCCATTTAGGGCTGGAACTACCTGGGGCTGGAGGGACTGGTATGTGTTTATCGCACGCTTTTTTACCGAAAGAAACTTGGCTGGCACAGCGCAACATTACTGGAGAATGGCCGTGCTGGGGCATCATGCGTACGCTTCACTTTGACAATGCGAAAGAGTTTCGCGGCAACATGGTGCGCCGGGCATGCGAGCAATACGAAGTTGCTATCCAGCATCGTCCACCTGGTGAACCCCATTATGGAGGCCATGTAGAGCGTTGGATAAAAACATTGAAATTCCGTATTCGACATCTATCAGGAGCCTACTTATCTAATCGCCAAGCACGGAGAACTTACCGCGCCCACGCTCATGCGGTTTTTACGCTGCCAGCCTTCGAGAAATGGCTAGCAACTTATATCGTGCAAGTATATCATCACCGTCCGCATTCCAGTTTATTAATCAGTCCCCTACAATGCTACGAACAAGGCTTGCTGGCTGCCAATGGACGCGGTATCCCACCTCGACCTACGAATGAACGCCAAGTGCAACTCGACTTCTTGCCGTTTGTTGAGCGAACTATTCAACGGTACGGAGTTGTGATTGGGCATTTGCACTATTATGATGGTGTACTAAGTCCATTCATTGAGGGCAGATCAGAATCAGGCCGCTCAGTTGAACGTATTAAGTATGTCTTTCGACTGGATCCACGAGACATAAGCAAAGTGTATTTTTTGGATCCGGCAACAAGAGAATATCATACAATCCCTTTGCTTGATATGAGTCAAGGGCAGTTCTCAGCCCTGACAAAGCGAGAGGCCTTACGCCGAGTTCGATTGCAGGATCCAACTGCTACCCACGTACGGGAGAGCCACTTATTCAGTGCTTTACAGGAATTACAGGATCTGGAACAACAGGCTCAACAGCAGGTAGCCGCGCAGAGAGGACCACATCGCAAACCTATTTCACCCAGGCAACGCCGACTTCAGCAGGAGGCTGCGAGTCGTAACCCTGTATCCAGGAGTTTACAAGCAGAAGAACTCCCAGAAGCATTGATATCCACCACAGTTGTCTCATCAGACGAATCATCTGTCTCACAGCTACCACGGGTGCGTCGACCATTCCCAAACCTAGATGATGGAACATCTCACCTGCTCGACAGCTAA
- a CDS encoding SMI1/KNR4 family protein, translating to MAEPDNLLWAQQRWQQAGTIARQTASATELMRFAAAHQVQLPADMVRYFTLVNGTGGKYDEPFFCFNSLAEVTSVAERFHDYHGVPKYSDLLHTWPEHKQFYVFADYMIHLFAYAIRLDAGASSTHPVYVLCGGEYRPIAESFTEFLALYKRDSAVLYMGDEEPDE from the coding sequence ATGGCAGAGCCAGATAACCTATTATGGGCCCAACAGCGCTGGCAACAAGCGGGGACCATTGCCCGGCAAACAGCTTCCGCAACCGAGCTAATGCGTTTTGCTGCAGCACACCAGGTCCAGTTGCCTGCTGATATGGTCCGCTACTTTACCCTCGTCAATGGCACTGGCGGGAAGTACGACGAGCCGTTCTTTTGCTTTAATAGCCTAGCGGAAGTGACGTCCGTAGCCGAACGGTTTCACGACTACCATGGGGTGCCCAAGTATAGCGACTTGCTCCACACCTGGCCCGAGCACAAGCAGTTTTATGTGTTTGCCGATTACATGATTCACCTCTTTGCCTATGCCATTCGGCTGGATGCAGGTGCTTCCTCGACCCATCCCGTGTACGTGCTCTGCGGGGGCGAATACCGGCCAATAGCGGAGAGTTTTACCGAGTTTCTCGCCCTCTACAAGCGAGATTCAGCTGTACTGTATATGGGTGATGAGGAGCCGGACGAGTAA
- a CDS encoding type II toxin-antitoxin system PemK/MazF family toxin, translated as MAVVAVQRFEVWLINLDPTQGSEINKTRPCVVLSPDEMNRYLRTVTIAALTSTRRDYPSRVDCTFQGKEGQVALDHIRSVDKTRLVRRLGVLSKATAQEVCDRLQEIFQY; from the coding sequence ATGGCAGTGGTAGCCGTGCAGCGCTTCGAGGTGTGGCTCATTAACCTCGACCCGACCCAGGGCAGCGAAATCAACAAGACCCGACCCTGTGTGGTGCTCTCCCCCGACGAGATGAACCGCTACCTGCGCACGGTCACCATCGCGGCTCTGACCAGCACCCGGCGCGACTACCCGTCCCGGGTAGACTGCACCTTCCAGGGCAAAGAGGGCCAGGTCGCGCTCGACCACATCCGTTCCGTGGACAAAACCCGTTTGGTGCGCCGCTTAGGCGTATTGTCCAAAGCCACTGCCCAGGAGGTATGTGACCGGCTGCAGGAGATATTTCAGTACTGA
- a CDS encoding helix-turn-helix domain-containing protein: MQGDPVQAFGQVLREIRRQRGLSQEALAFESDLDRAFLSRLETGHKQPSLLTIFRIASVLRISVAELLRLVEERIYSPGTGQNQQ, encoded by the coding sequence ATGCAGGGTGATCCAGTTCAAGCGTTCGGTCAGGTTTTACGGGAAATCCGTAGGCAACGCGGCCTTTCGCAAGAGGCATTGGCGTTTGAGAGCGATCTTGACCGGGCATTTTTATCGCGGCTGGAGACGGGCCATAAGCAACCCTCACTACTCACCATTTTCCGTATAGCAAGTGTTCTACGCATAAGTGTTGCCGAACTCTTACGATTGGTAGAAGAAAGGATTTACAGTCCCGGAACTGGCCAGAATCAACAGTAA
- a CDS encoding Fic family protein — protein MQTTWQPSELPPAIELETRAVLKKLPAAHRALAELKGLVAAIPNESILLDTLPLQEAKDSSAIENIITTHDELFNAELNLGVSQAAKEVQRYAAALRLGTDLVKQFGFLSTNHIAQIQQELKRDNGGYRKLPGTTLKNQRGEVVYTPPQDPATILDLMGNLEQYLNDDSLHDVDPLVKMAVLHFQFESIHPFYDGNGRTGRILNILYLVLKELLDIPVLYLSRFITQNKADYYHYLQKVRNTGDWEPWLLYMLTGIEQTARESIILITEMRSLMQQTKQKLRTYKFYSQDLLNNLYRHPYTRIEFLQQELNVSRPTAASYLNKLAQDGVLVKHKQVNSNYYVNQPLFELLSRLG, from the coding sequence GTGCAAACCACCTGGCAACCTTCTGAGCTTCCACCTGCGATAGAACTGGAAACGCGAGCTGTGTTAAAAAAACTGCCGGCTGCCCACCGGGCTTTAGCAGAGCTAAAGGGTTTGGTTGCGGCTATCCCAAACGAGAGCATTCTGCTCGATACGCTGCCGTTGCAAGAGGCGAAAGACAGCTCCGCAATTGAAAATATCATCACCACGCACGATGAGCTTTTTAATGCTGAGCTTAATTTAGGCGTTTCACAGGCGGCTAAAGAGGTGCAGCGCTATGCGGCAGCCCTGCGTTTGGGTACTGACTTAGTAAAGCAGTTCGGGTTTCTAAGCACCAATCACATTGCCCAGATACAACAAGAGCTGAAGCGCGATAACGGGGGTTACCGCAAGCTTCCAGGGACAACCCTTAAAAATCAGCGTGGAGAGGTGGTGTATACGCCCCCACAAGACCCCGCCACCATCCTCGACCTGATGGGGAATCTAGAGCAATACCTCAACGATGATTCCCTGCACGACGTCGACCCGCTAGTGAAGATGGCTGTGCTGCATTTTCAGTTTGAAAGCATCCACCCGTTTTATGATGGCAATGGACGCACCGGGCGTATTCTCAACATTTTGTACCTCGTGCTCAAAGAGTTGCTGGATATACCAGTTCTTTACTTGAGCCGCTTTATTACGCAAAACAAGGCTGACTATTATCACTATCTGCAAAAAGTACGCAATACCGGCGACTGGGAGCCGTGGCTACTCTATATGCTCACGGGCATCGAGCAAACGGCGCGCGAAAGCATCATATTAATCACGGAAATGCGCAGCTTGATGCAGCAAACCAAGCAAAAACTGCGAACTTATAAATTCTACAGCCAAGACCTGCTAAACAACCTCTATCGGCATCCCTATACCCGCATCGAATTCTTACAGCAGGAACTTAATGTGAGTCGTCCTACCGCTGCCAGCTACTTAAATAAGCTGGCGCAAGACGGCGTTCTGGTCAAGCATAAGCAGGTGAACTCAAACTACTACGTTAATCAGCCGTTGTTTGAACTTCTCTCACGGCTAGGGTAA
- a CDS encoding TniB family NTP-binding protein: MMEHLTCSTAKWLDKPQDARIRAILVNKWVPYTLAQQVLKFLAFLQTHPSSSRMPNLMLVEDTGNGKTHLLEHYVKTCYSVHQQSTAGEFKQHQPVLYVCAPHIPDVQLFYSFILEKLHVPVALGARTKMRLQLVGDLLHDVGVRMLIVDEIQHVLAGSPMKQREVLNMLKLLANTVCIPLVFAGIRTANHVIQHDDQLKSRFERIELPAWSMDEEYLRLLDSLEQLLPLRFPSHLSEPQLASKLLALSKNTIGGLVNVLKRLAVNAVESNEERISLKQIKRLESTPMAFWISVDYELRVNS; this comes from the coding sequence ATGATGGAACATCTCACCTGCTCGACAGCTAAATGGTTGGATAAGCCACAAGATGCACGCATTCGTGCTATTCTGGTAAACAAATGGGTTCCGTATACTCTGGCGCAACAGGTGCTAAAGTTCCTCGCTTTCCTGCAAACGCACCCAAGTTCCAGCCGCATGCCTAATTTGATGCTAGTAGAGGATACAGGTAACGGAAAGACACATTTATTAGAGCATTACGTCAAAACCTGCTATTCAGTACACCAACAATCCACTGCAGGTGAATTTAAACAACACCAGCCGGTATTGTATGTGTGTGCTCCTCATATACCCGATGTACAGTTATTCTATTCATTTATTCTAGAAAAGCTACATGTACCTGTTGCACTTGGTGCCCGTACCAAAATGCGTCTCCAACTAGTTGGCGATCTATTACACGATGTGGGCGTGCGGATGCTTATTGTGGACGAAATACAGCATGTGTTGGCAGGTTCTCCTATGAAGCAACGTGAAGTGCTGAACATGCTTAAACTATTGGCAAATACTGTGTGTATACCCCTCGTATTTGCCGGTATTCGCACGGCTAATCACGTTATTCAGCACGATGATCAGCTAAAGAGCCGATTTGAGCGGATTGAGTTACCAGCCTGGAGCATGGATGAGGAGTATCTACGCTTACTTGATAGCCTGGAACAGTTATTACCATTGCGATTTCCTTCGCATTTATCGGAGCCACAACTTGCCAGTAAGCTACTAGCATTAAGCAAAAATACAATTGGTGGCTTGGTGAACGTATTGAAACGCTTAGCTGTAAATGCTGTTGAATCCAACGAGGAGAGAATCAGCCTCAAGCAGATTAAACGGCTAGAATCTACACCAATGGCATTTTGGATCAGTGTAGATTACGAGTTGCGGGTAAACTCCTAA